Proteins co-encoded in one Malus sylvestris chromosome 7, drMalSylv7.2, whole genome shotgun sequence genomic window:
- the LOC126629425 gene encoding 60S acidic ribosomal protein P0-like, translating to MAPKPSKADKKIAYDSKLCSLLDEYGQVLIVAADNVGSKQLQNIRKGLRGDSVVLMGKNTMMKRSVRIHAEKTGNSAYLNLVPLLVGNVGLIFTKGDLKEVSEEVGKYKVGAPARVGLVAPIDVVVPPGNTGLDPSQTSFFQVLNIPTKINKGTVEIITPVELIKKGDKVGSSEAALLAKLGIRPFSYGLVVQMVYDNGSVFSPEVLDLTEDDLMEKFASGVSMVTSLALAISYPTLAAAPHMFLNAYKNVLAVSIATEYSFPQAEKVKEFLKDPSKFAVAAAPVAAAASGGAPAAAKEEEKKPEPEEESDEEMGFSLFDD from the exons ATGGCCCCTAAACCCTCCAAGGCCGACAAGAAGATCGCCTACGATTCCAAGCTCTGCTCCCTCCTCGACGAGTATGGCCAGGTCCTCATTGTCGCCGCCGACAACGTCGGCTCCAAGCAGCTCCAGAACATCCGCAAGGGGCTGCGCGGAGATTCCGTCGTTCTGATGGGGAAGAACACGATGATGAAAAGGTCCGTCAGGATCCATGCGGAGAAGACGGGCAACAGTGCCTACCTCAACCTCGTCCCCCTCCTTGTG GGCAACGTCGGTCTAATTTTCACAAAGGGTGATTTGAAGGAAGTCAGCGAAGAGGTTGGCAAGTACAAG GTTGGAGCCCCTGCTCGTGTTGGTTTGGTTGCTCCAATTGATGTGGTGGTTCCTCCTGGTAACACTGGTCTTGACCCATCTCAGACCTCTTTCTTCCAG GTGCTCAACATCCCCACCAAGATTAACAAGGGTACTGTTGAAATCATTACTCCTGTTGAACTTATCAAGAAGGGAGATAAGGTTGGCTCTTCTGAGGCTGCCCTCCTTGCCAAGCTTGGAATCAGGCCATTCTCATATGGTCTTGTTGTCCAGATGGTGTATGACAATGGTTCCGTCTTCAGCCCAGAGGTGCTTGATCTGACTGAGGATGATCTCATGGAGAAGTTTGCTTCTGGTGTCTCGATGGTCACTTCATTGGCGTTGGCCATCTCATACCCCACCCTGGCAGCTGCACCACACATGTTCCTCAATGCCTACAAGAACGTGTTGGCAGTTTCTATTGCCACCGAATATTCCTTCCCACAAGCAGAGAAGGTCAAGGAGTTTCTCAAG GACCCAAGCAAGTTTGCAGTTGCTGCAGCccctgttgctgctgctgcttcagGAGGTGCTCCAGCAGCAGctaaggaggaagagaagaagccCGAGCCCGAAGAGGAATCCGACGAGGAAATGGGTTTCAGTTTGTTTGATGATTAA
- the LOC126629989 gene encoding auxin transporter-like protein 2, whose product MSAQKQSEEAITFNQTDGREEEEEHAADKNSGFNLRSFLWHGGSVYDAWFSCASNQVAQVLLTLPYSFSQLGMLSGIIFQVFYGIMGSWTAYLISILYVEYRSRKEKENVSFKNHVIQWFEVLDGLLGPYWKAIGLAFNCTFLLFGSVIQLIGCASNIYYINDHLDKRTWTYIFGACCATTVFIPSFHNYRIWSFLGLGMTTYTAWYMTIAAIVHGQVEGVKHSGPDKLVLYFTGATNILYTFGGHAVTVEIMHAMWKPQKFKYVYLFATLYVFTLTLPSATAVYWAFGDQLLTHSNAFSLLPRNKWRDAGVTLMLIHQFITFGFACTPLYFVWEKVIGMHDTKSICLRAIARLPVVIPIWFLAIIFPFFGPINSAVGALLVSFTVYIIPALAHMLTFKSAAARQNAAEKLPFFLPSWTGMYVVNAFIVVWVLVVGFGFGGWASMTNFIRQVDTFGLFAKCYQCPPKVSASPPPHH is encoded by the exons ATGTCAGCCCAGAAGCAATCAGAGGAAGCCATAACCTTCAACCAGACCGACggtagagaggaagaagaagaacacgCAGCAGATAAGAACTCGGGTTTTAACCTCAGAAGCTTCCTCTGGCATGGCGGCTCCGTCTACGACGCCTGGTTCAGCTGCGCATCGAACCAG GTTGCTCAGGTTCTGCTGACTCTGCCCTACTCCTTCTCCCAACTGGGAATGCTCTCGGGAATCATATTCCAGGTATTTTACGGAATCATGGGGAGCTGGACTGCTTATCTGATCAGCATTCTCTACGTCGAATATCGAAGccgaaaagaaaaggaaaatgtcAGCTTCAAGAACCATGTCATCCAG tgGTTTGAAGTGTTGGATGGTTTGCTGGGTCCTTACTGGAAAGCCATTGGATTGGCCTTCAACTGCACTTTCCTCCTCTTTGGATCTGTCATCCAACTTATAGGCTGTGCAAG CAACATATACTATATAAATGACCATCTGGACAAGAGGACATGGACCTACATATTTGGAGCATGCTGTGCCACCACAGTCTTCATCCCCTCCTTTCACAACTACAGAATTTGGTCCTTTTTAGGGCTTGGAATGACCACCTACACTGCCTGGTACATGACCATTGCAGCCATTGTTCATGGCCag GTTGAGGGTGTGAAACACTCAGGACCAGATAAACTGGTTTTGTATTTCACCGGCGCCACCAACATACTGTACACTTTCGGCGGCCACGCCGTTACTGT GGAAATCATGCATGCAATGTGGAAGCCTCAGAAGTTTAAGTATGTCTATCTCTTTGCTACCCTCTATGTATTCACTCTAACCCTTCCATCTGCAACTGCTGTGTACTGGGCCTTTGGCGACCAACTCCTCACCCACTCGAACGCCTTTTCGCTCCTTCCCCGGAATAAGTGGCGCGATGCGGGTGTCACATTGATGCTCATTCACCAG TTCATCACATTCGGGTTTGCTTGTACGCCATTGTATTTCGTTTGGGAGAAAGTAATTGGAATGCATGACACCAAGAGCATATGTTTGAGGGCAATTGCCAGGTTGCCTGTGGTGATACCTATTTGGTTCTTGGCCATCATATTTCCTTTCTTTGGTCCCATTAATTCAGCCGTTGGCGCTCTTTTGGTCAGCTTCACCGTCTACATCATACCCGCCTTAGCTCATATGCTCACCTTCAAATCCGCCGCTGCTCGCCAG AATGCAGCAGAGAAGCTTCCGTTCTTCCTCCCGAGCTGGACAGGCATGTACGTGGTGAACGCATTCATCGTGGTGTGGGTGCTCGTAGTCGGGTTCGGATTCGGAGGGTGGGCTAGCATGACCAACTTCATCAGGCAAGTAGACACTTTTGGGTTGTTTGCAAAGTGCTACCAGTGCCCTCCCAAAGTCTCAGCCTCCCCACCACCACATCACTAA
- the LOC126629979 gene encoding uncharacterized protein LOC126629979 isoform X3 — MAPRARGRKDTRMDAAIDATREMGFDEKLVRSTVNDLLKVYKGKNRTLNPWRSIEECCYTLLNEELLEKVKAQDAAGNRMLTIVFE, encoded by the exons ATGGCTCCACGAGCACGAGGCAGAAAG GATACCCGAATGGACGCAGCCATTGATGCGACGCGTGAAATGGGTTTTGACGAGAAACTCGTTCGTTCTACGGTGAATGACCTACTGAAG GTTTATAAGGGAAAGAATAGGACATTGAATCCGTGGCGATCTATCGAGGAGTGTTGTTATACGCTCCTGAATGAAGAGCTTcttgagaaagtaaaagcaCAAGATGCTGCGGGAAATAGG ATGCTAACGATTGTCTTCGAGTAG
- the LOC126629979 gene encoding uncharacterized protein LOC126629979 isoform X1, with protein sequence MAPRARGRKDTRMDAAIDATREMGFDEKLVRSTVNDLLKVYKGKNRTLNPWRSIEECCYTLLNEELLEKVKAQDAAGNRTDLHPECLDLTTVGFVAMMWKIQW encoded by the exons ATGGCTCCACGAGCACGAGGCAGAAAG GATACCCGAATGGACGCAGCCATTGATGCGACGCGTGAAATGGGTTTTGACGAGAAACTCGTTCGTTCTACGGTGAATGACCTACTGAAG GTTTATAAGGGAAAGAATAGGACATTGAATCCGTGGCGATCTATCGAGGAGTGTTGTTATACGCTCCTGAATGAAGAGCTTcttgagaaagtaaaagcaCAAGATGCTGCGGGAAATAGG ACAGACTTGCACCCTGAATGCCTAGACCTTACTACGGTTGGATTTGTAGCGATGATGTGGAAGATCCAGTGGTAA
- the LOC126629979 gene encoding uncharacterized protein LOC126629979 isoform X4 → MAPRARGRKDTRMDAAIDATREMGFDEKLVRSTVNDLLKVYKGKNRTLNPWRSIEECCYTLLNEELLEKVKAQDAAGNRTCTLNA, encoded by the exons ATGGCTCCACGAGCACGAGGCAGAAAG GATACCCGAATGGACGCAGCCATTGATGCGACGCGTGAAATGGGTTTTGACGAGAAACTCGTTCGTTCTACGGTGAATGACCTACTGAAG GTTTATAAGGGAAAGAATAGGACATTGAATCCGTGGCGATCTATCGAGGAGTGTTGTTATACGCTCCTGAATGAAGAGCTTcttgagaaagtaaaagcaCAAGATGCTGCGGGAAATAGG ACTTGCACCCTGAATGCCTAG
- the LOC126629979 gene encoding uncharacterized protein LOC126629979 isoform X2, whose amino-acid sequence MDAAIDATREMGFDEKLVRSTVNDLLKVYKGKNRTLNPWRSIEECCYTLLNEELLEKVKAQDAAGNRTDLHPECLDLTTVGFVAMMWKIQW is encoded by the exons ATGGACGCAGCCATTGATGCGACGCGTGAAATGGGTTTTGACGAGAAACTCGTTCGTTCTACGGTGAATGACCTACTGAAG GTTTATAAGGGAAAGAATAGGACATTGAATCCGTGGCGATCTATCGAGGAGTGTTGTTATACGCTCCTGAATGAAGAGCTTcttgagaaagtaaaagcaCAAGATGCTGCGGGAAATAGG ACAGACTTGCACCCTGAATGCCTAGACCTTACTACGGTTGGATTTGTAGCGATGATGTGGAAGATCCAGTGGTAA